The following coding sequences lie in one Mucilaginibacter sp. KACC 22773 genomic window:
- a CDS encoding glycosyltransferase family 2 protein, whose protein sequence is MGNLEAADHKTSSNTKLNLPLPDLAVYRSLFQKRGVIYPLPVVESAKDGLLKLLPAPPAGKTGWPWTEESSPAAYDDNTTWPKLTIITPSYNQGRFLEQTIRSVLLQNYPNLEYLVIDGGSTDNSKDIIEKYSPWLSYSQSEKDKGQSHAINLGFSLASGDYMAWINSDDYYLKDVFRLVARGFIAGKVDFIYGYAYNFHVNTARFELLKVNPLLDYFIRIPTLPQPSCFWAARIHQPINEALQCSLDYELWLRIIKGNTRRLIKQPLSVANVHEDAKTSSPYLDAAREKDHQLICSQDGHGPVYDWDKKMLLYRAYNRIINILDKISFK, encoded by the coding sequence ATGGGAAACCTGGAAGCCGCTGATCATAAAACATCATCAAACACTAAATTGAACCTCCCGCTTCCTGATCTTGCCGTATACCGGTCGTTATTCCAAAAAAGAGGCGTGATTTACCCTTTACCCGTGGTGGAGTCGGCAAAAGATGGTTTGTTAAAATTGCTGCCGGCCCCGCCTGCAGGTAAAACCGGCTGGCCGTGGACAGAAGAAAGCAGCCCCGCTGCTTACGACGATAACACAACATGGCCTAAGCTAACTATTATTACGCCCTCTTATAACCAGGGCCGGTTTTTAGAGCAAACCATTCGCTCGGTATTGTTACAAAACTACCCTAACCTGGAGTATCTTGTAATTGATGGCGGCAGCACAGATAATTCTAAAGATATCATCGAAAAATATTCGCCCTGGCTCAGTTACAGTCAAAGTGAAAAAGATAAGGGCCAAAGCCATGCCATTAATTTAGGCTTTAGCTTGGCATCCGGCGACTACATGGCCTGGATAAACAGTGATGATTATTATTTGAAGGATGTTTTTAGGTTAGTAGCCCGTGGCTTTATAGCGGGCAAGGTTGATTTTATATATGGCTATGCTTATAATTTTCACGTTAACACAGCGCGATTTGAACTTTTAAAAGTTAATCCGTTATTAGATTATTTTATCCGTATCCCTACGCTGCCGCAGCCCTCGTGCTTCTGGGCTGCCCGCATCCATCAGCCAATTAATGAGGCCTTGCAATGCTCGTTAGATTACGAGCTTTGGCTTCGCATTATTAAAGGCAATACACGGCGGTTAATTAAACAGCCATTATCGGTTGCCAATGTGCATGAAGATGCTAAAACATCGAGCCCCTACCTGGATGCGGCACGAGAAAAAGACCACCAGCTTATTTGCAGCCAGGATGGCCATGGCCCGGTTTATGACTGGGATAAGAAAATGTTACTTTATCGGGCATACAACAGGATCATTAACATTTTAGACAAAATTAGCTTTAAATAA
- a CDS encoding glycosyltransferase family 2 protein, with protein MALKPVNDPKISIIIPTYNAAGTLAKCLDSIVNQDYANMEVWLMDGLSTDDTLNIIKQYQFAFPYINFVSEKDNGIYDAMNKGINKCNGDWLYFLGSDDTLYNDKVITSVANVSKTTSAGVIYGNVKMRGQNQWNLDNVIFNGEYNLEKLLDLTINHQAMFYNKTVFEKCGFYNLKYKTNADYDFNLRCYTATAFQYVNIVIANFFVGGQSTNFPDNEFHKDRGALFLKYFGKKIFGKEFINSRLYLQRAALSANSPLNIWKRAICLIAYTKLKLQSALT; from the coding sequence ATGGCGCTTAAACCTGTTAACGATCCCAAAATTTCTATCATAATCCCAACGTACAACGCGGCGGGAACTTTGGCTAAATGCCTGGACAGCATTGTTAACCAAGACTACGCCAATATGGAGGTATGGTTGATGGATGGACTATCTACTGATGATACGTTAAACATTATCAAACAATATCAATTTGCCTTCCCTTATATAAACTTTGTATCCGAAAAAGACAATGGCATTTATGACGCTATGAATAAGGGAATAAACAAATGTAATGGCGATTGGCTATATTTTTTAGGGAGCGACGATACATTATACAATGATAAGGTAATTACGTCGGTGGCAAATGTTTCTAAAACAACCTCCGCCGGTGTTATTTATGGCAACGTAAAAATGCGGGGCCAAAACCAGTGGAACCTGGATAATGTAATTTTCAACGGCGAATACAATCTTGAAAAATTACTCGACCTTACCATAAATCACCAGGCCATGTTTTACAATAAGACGGTGTTTGAAAAGTGCGGTTTTTACAATTTAAAATATAAAACCAATGCCGATTATGATTTTAATTTACGATGCTATACCGCAACGGCATTTCAATATGTAAACATTGTTATAGCAAACTTTTTTGTTGGTGGCCAAAGCACCAATTTTCCTGACAATGAATTTCATAAAGACCGCGGTGCACTGTTTTTGAAATACTTTGGTAAAAAGATTTTTGGCAAGGAATTTATCAACTCGCGGCTTTATTTACAAAGAGCGGCCTTATCGGCCAACTCGCCGCTAAACATTTGGAAACGGGCCATATGTTTAATTGCTTATACCAAATTAAAACTTCAATCCGCCCTCACCTAA
- a CDS encoding glycosyltransferase family 4 protein: protein MKVVFCAYDGKDVINGINTWLIRLLPALLKNDIEISVIFIAWAAEGDCTTIPQLRAKGIKCTIIPTAHYTGKQVNWILKYLKAENADVFVPGNMVPALHAAKWAKEAGLPTIAVLHNDDAEYAAIIDQFVAEGNDTNVSVVVTVSETLYKNVKQRNQHIKLYKIPCGAPVPKQKALLKPGETFNVVYIGRIVKDQKRIDDITTSFCRCAQKLPDVAFYIYGSGPDAFLVNNIINAHNNPANVFFKGSILPDDVQQVLLCSHVFVLMSDYEGIPVALMEAMGCGVVPVCKSINSGVPELVHDGITGLLTNGPEGLLSKIEYLKHNAGKWEEFSLNCQKLINDQFSSDKNLASWIELFNDLAGRQKKTIAIPSRLNLPPAHPYFAGLDRREPPMLVKAYKKLKRILHN from the coding sequence GTGAAAGTTGTTTTTTGTGCTTACGACGGAAAAGATGTCATTAACGGGATAAATACCTGGCTAATAAGATTACTGCCGGCTTTACTAAAAAATGATATTGAAATAAGCGTGATTTTTATAGCCTGGGCGGCCGAGGGAGATTGTACTACAATTCCCCAGCTGAGGGCAAAAGGTATAAAATGTACAATAATACCCACCGCACATTATACCGGGAAGCAGGTTAACTGGATACTGAAATATTTAAAGGCCGAAAACGCTGATGTATTTGTACCGGGAAACATGGTACCAGCCCTGCACGCCGCCAAATGGGCAAAAGAGGCCGGCTTACCAACTATTGCAGTACTTCACAATGACGATGCTGAATACGCCGCGATAATTGACCAGTTTGTTGCCGAAGGTAACGACACCAATGTCAGTGTAGTTGTAACGGTATCAGAAACATTATACAAAAACGTAAAACAACGCAACCAGCACATCAAGCTATATAAAATACCATGTGGCGCCCCTGTACCTAAACAGAAGGCCTTATTAAAGCCGGGGGAAACATTTAATGTAGTGTACATTGGCAGGATAGTTAAGGACCAAAAAAGGATAGATGATATAACAACTTCTTTTTGCAGATGTGCGCAAAAGTTACCCGATGTTGCCTTTTATATTTATGGATCTGGCCCCGATGCCTTTTTGGTGAATAATATTATTAACGCGCACAACAACCCCGCAAATGTTTTTTTTAAGGGAAGCATCTTACCCGATGATGTTCAGCAGGTGCTGCTTTGCAGTCACGTGTTTGTGCTGATGTCAGATTATGAAGGCATTCCTGTTGCTTTAATGGAAGCGATGGGCTGCGGTGTAGTACCGGTTTGCAAATCCATCAATTCGGGCGTCCCCGAATTGGTACACGATGGCATTACCGGCTTACTTACCAATGGTCCGGAAGGCTTGTTATCGAAAATTGAATACCTAAAGCACAATGCCGGCAAATGGGAAGAGTTCTCTTTAAACTGTCAAAAATTGATAAACGACCAATTCTCTTCGGATAAAAACCTGGCCAGTTGGATTGAGTTGTTTAACGATTTAGCGGGTAGGCAAAAAAAAACAATCGCAATTCCATCCAGGCTCAACCTGCCACCGGCTCACCCCTACTTTGCAGGACTCGACAGAAGAGAGCCGCCAATGCTGGTTAAAGCTTACAAAAAATTAAAACGGATTTTGCACAATTAA
- a CDS encoding glycosyltransferase family 61 protein, with amino-acid sequence MISKLLKKIWIRCFTGNPYQIKSFTDLYRPKTGEAIDRPESLTGILLHEEGQSVAYNLPLITYNQTVPQQTVGGQPRFKTNGVFKEPHRYLYSVSEGTVWCAIGLVYDSQRRCFIDESAKEWTVDLSDSALTNVVHFPQKTYLDGTTLSCLTNGADGGFYHFLFESIVKIHFAMPLMRHVDHILFNGPATDWKLKWLQRANVDTSKIIWATNSAHYQCEQLLFTGRLVNDQQINPWSIDALKALFNITPTEQPAPCKIIWISRKGAASRDIVWERPLLEHFPSIETIDLSGLSAIETIEKMQSATHIIAPHGAGLSNIYLCNKGTHILELFPDGMLFKPCFYRLSSVCQLKHHVAWLNFEDEHDSKQGLVFLKTLLNDFVCQN; translated from the coding sequence ATGATCTCGAAACTTTTAAAAAAAATATGGATCAGATGTTTCACCGGCAACCCATATCAAATTAAAAGTTTTACAGACCTGTACCGCCCCAAAACCGGCGAAGCCATTGACCGTCCCGAATCGCTTACCGGAATTTTACTGCATGAGGAGGGGCAATCGGTGGCTTACAATTTACCGCTTATCACTTACAACCAAACAGTACCACAGCAAACTGTTGGCGGGCAACCAAGGTTTAAAACCAATGGTGTGTTTAAAGAGCCCCACAGGTACTTATATAGTGTATCAGAGGGTACAGTTTGGTGCGCTATCGGATTGGTATACGATAGCCAGCGGAGATGCTTTATTGATGAATCTGCCAAGGAATGGACGGTTGATTTAAGCGATTCTGCTTTAACCAATGTTGTCCATTTCCCGCAAAAAACGTACCTGGATGGCACCACACTCTCCTGCCTGACAAATGGTGCCGACGGTGGTTTTTATCATTTTTTATTTGAATCGATAGTTAAAATCCATTTTGCCATGCCACTAATGAGGCATGTTGACCATATATTGTTTAACGGACCGGCAACCGACTGGAAATTAAAGTGGCTTCAAAGGGCAAACGTCGATACCTCAAAAATAATCTGGGCCACTAACAGTGCGCATTACCAATGTGAGCAGCTGTTATTTACCGGCAGATTGGTTAACGATCAGCAGATAAACCCATGGAGCATTGACGCCTTAAAGGCCCTGTTCAATATCACTCCAACAGAACAACCCGCTCCATGCAAAATAATTTGGATCAGCCGCAAAGGGGCCGCTTCACGGGATATTGTTTGGGAACGCCCATTGCTGGAGCATTTCCCATCAATTGAAACTATCGACCTTTCGGGACTGAGCGCTATCGAAACTATCGAAAAGATGCAGTCGGCCACACACATTATTGCGCCCCATGGCGCAGGTTTAAGTAACATTTATCTATGTAACAAGGGTACACATATTTTGGAGTTATTCCCCGATGGGATGCTTTTTAAACCTTGTTTTTACAGGCTATCGTCAGTATGCCAGCTGAAACATCATGTAGCCTGGCTCAATTTTGAAGATGAACACGATAGTAAGCAGGGCCTTGTCTTTTTGAAAACATTATTGAATGATTTTGTATGTCAAAACTAA
- a CDS encoding nucleotide-diphospho-sugar transferase, producing the protein MLSTPILFLIFNRPDTTEKVFAEIRKQQPKYLFIAADGPREHKPTDIELGNQCKQIVSQIDWDCEVKTLYQSKNLGCGFAPATAITWFFSQVDEGIILEDDCIPNQSFFEFCENLLKKYHNDASVMMICGTSYQPKPLNADTYYFSRYPHAWGWATWKRAWANYNFKLDDETEAVRTNVIQNTFANSRERRLWEGSLKMIINGLDAWDYQWMYWIWKNNGLCAVPWKNMVSNIGFGPHATHTFDSNSHQSQMEQHTIMAIHHPQKISINKQADNYERYNILIGSNAGYYTNKLKSVISRFSKLWVQKNGK; encoded by the coding sequence GTGTTAAGTACACCTATTTTGTTCCTGATATTTAACCGCCCGGACACCACGGAGAAGGTTTTTGCTGAAATCCGAAAACAACAGCCAAAGTACTTGTTTATTGCTGCCGACGGGCCGCGGGAACATAAACCTACCGACATTGAACTGGGCAATCAGTGCAAGCAAATAGTATCACAAATTGATTGGGACTGCGAGGTAAAAACACTATATCAATCTAAAAACCTGGGCTGTGGGTTCGCGCCGGCTACAGCCATCACCTGGTTTTTTTCGCAGGTGGATGAAGGCATCATACTGGAAGATGACTGTATCCCTAATCAGAGTTTTTTTGAGTTTTGCGAAAATCTGTTAAAAAAATATCATAATGATGCCAGCGTAATGATGATTTGCGGTACCAGCTATCAGCCCAAACCATTAAATGCCGATACATACTATTTTTCACGATATCCGCATGCCTGGGGTTGGGCAACCTGGAAGCGGGCCTGGGCCAATTACAACTTTAAGCTGGATGATGAAACCGAAGCTGTAAGGACCAATGTGATACAAAACACATTTGCCAACAGCAGGGAACGCCGGCTTTGGGAAGGCAGTTTAAAAATGATTATCAACGGGCTTGATGCCTGGGATTATCAATGGATGTATTGGATTTGGAAAAATAACGGTCTATGCGCCGTACCATGGAAAAATATGGTTTCAAATATAGGCTTTGGCCCACACGCCACACATACTTTTGATAGCAACTCGCACCAGAGCCAGATGGAACAACATACAATTATGGCTATTCACCATCCTCAAAAAATCAGCATTAATAAACAAGCCGATAATTATGAGCGATACAATATATTGATAGGCTCAAACGCAGGGTATTACACCAATAAATTAAAATCTGTTATCAGCAGGTTTAGCAAACTTTGGGTACAAAAAAATGGCAAATAA
- a CDS encoding DUF5672 family protein, with the protein MANKLTAVVIPIYKQQLSDNEVISLKQCLSVLKKHPIIFVGPNKLNPDAYKSICADAGFNLLTFDDCYFESIAGYNQLMLSPSFYKSFFDYKFILIYQLDAYVFKDELTYWCNKNYDFIGAPHMPHENRDGRMQLLKGYTKFINLINHLFKTNHKISNVGNGGFSLRKTKACYWLLKILKGKVKVWGTHNEDGFFKYWGNVFYPFFKLPADGVALRFSIEESPLLSLKKLNGELPFGCHAFEKHEWETWKPLIIKHHQTLN; encoded by the coding sequence ATGGCAAATAAGCTTACCGCGGTAGTTATCCCAATATACAAACAACAGCTTTCTGATAATGAGGTTATTTCGCTAAAACAATGTTTATCTGTCTTAAAAAAACATCCTATCATATTTGTAGGCCCAAACAAGCTAAATCCGGATGCCTATAAAAGCATTTGCGCCGATGCCGGGTTTAACTTGTTAACTTTTGATGATTGTTATTTTGAAAGCATAGCCGGGTATAATCAATTAATGTTATCGCCCAGCTTTTATAAATCATTTTTTGACTATAAGTTTATCCTTATTTATCAGCTGGATGCCTATGTTTTTAAAGATGAATTGACCTACTGGTGCAATAAAAATTACGATTTCATTGGCGCACCGCATATGCCACATGAAAACCGGGACGGGCGGATGCAACTTTTGAAAGGTTATACAAAGTTTATAAATCTTATTAACCACCTTTTTAAAACAAACCATAAAATAAGCAATGTTGGCAACGGCGGCTTTTCTTTACGGAAAACCAAAGCCTGCTACTGGTTACTTAAAATATTAAAGGGAAAAGTTAAAGTCTGGGGAACCCATAATGAAGATGGCTTCTTTAAATATTGGGGAAACGTTTTTTACCCGTTTTTTAAATTACCGGCCGACGGAGTGGCTTTAAGGTTTTCGATAGAGGAATCTCCCCTCCTATCATTAAAAAAACTAAATGGCGAACTGCCCTTTGGCTGCCATGCTTTTGAAAAACATGAATGGGAAACCTGGAAGCCGCTGATCATAAAACATCATCAAACACTAAATTGA
- a CDS encoding acyltransferase family protein, with the protein MTKQQQSGYDHKLEGLRGLCALVVAISHFLTFDFFHSFQIPHYDFFVHLEFAHEAVLIFFVLSGYVIGLNHIHTPFNKINVIAYLKKRAVRLYPIYILAIIISFLVYKGGAFSVRQLLGHLFFMQEFFVNTISSNSPLWSLSYEVTFYILFLGLWKAGRYNMHWCLAISVLSVAFVLRNQDATILKSLLVGAIFWMLGLYIAQTKTVIIAATKKRWHSLISYFALLLAIHCFDTRDLIPHFVHLKLDFAFKVSFGDLVYLPVCFIIIMELTNRSVKYMNWIKLLAYSIPVFHLLLLLYFKHPLFSQINWIYGIFYFALAIITLPINFKIDFLGRLSKLGRISYALYVFHFPVLYFLNSCLTKYLSGVTLLIVGLSASVLITGALSTIAELVIQPRIKKQLIGKG; encoded by the coding sequence ATGACTAAACAACAACAATCGGGTTATGACCATAAATTGGAAGGGTTGAGAGGATTATGCGCGTTGGTTGTCGCTATATCCCACTTCCTGACCTTCGATTTTTTTCATTCATTCCAAATTCCGCATTATGATTTTTTTGTGCACCTTGAGTTTGCGCATGAAGCGGTGCTCATATTTTTCGTGCTTTCGGGTTACGTAATCGGATTAAATCATATCCACACGCCCTTTAATAAAATAAATGTTATTGCTTATCTAAAAAAAAGGGCCGTCCGTTTATACCCTATATATATTTTAGCAATCATCATCTCGTTCCTGGTTTATAAAGGCGGAGCTTTTTCGGTACGGCAACTGTTAGGGCATCTTTTTTTTATGCAGGAGTTTTTTGTAAACACCATTTCGTCAAATAGTCCTTTATGGTCTCTTAGCTATGAGGTGACGTTTTATATACTTTTTTTAGGCTTATGGAAGGCTGGCAGATACAACATGCATTGGTGCTTAGCCATTAGTGTTTTATCAGTTGCATTTGTATTGAGAAATCAGGATGCTACAATTTTAAAATCACTGTTGGTGGGCGCAATCTTTTGGATGCTTGGCCTTTACATAGCCCAAACTAAAACTGTAATTATAGCCGCAACCAAAAAAAGGTGGCATTCATTGATCAGCTATTTCGCTCTCCTGCTGGCAATCCATTGTTTTGATACCCGCGATCTTATCCCCCACTTTGTACATTTAAAACTTGACTTTGCTTTTAAAGTTTCTTTTGGGGATTTGGTTTATTTGCCTGTCTGCTTCATTATAATTATGGAACTAACCAACAGGTCAGTAAAATATATGAATTGGATAAAGCTTTTAGCCTACTCCATTCCGGTATTCCACTTATTGTTATTACTTTACTTCAAACACCCTTTATTTTCGCAGATTAATTGGATTTATGGCATATTTTATTTTGCCCTTGCAATTATCACACTGCCCATCAATTTCAAAATTGACTTTTTAGGGCGGTTAAGTAAATTAGGGCGCATCTCATATGCCCTGTATGTTTTCCATTTCCCGGTGCTTTATTTTTTAAATAGCTGCCTTACAAAATATCTTTCGGGCGTTACTTTATTAATAGTTGGCCTATCGGCATCGGTGTTAATCACCGGTGCCCTGTCAACAATTGCCGAACTCGTTATTCAACCCAGGATAAAAAAACAGCTCATTGGTAAAGGTTAA
- a CDS encoding glycosyltransferase family 2 protein: MYSLLVPCYNSEKFIDGFLANIGNLNKAFDEVLFYDDASTDNTVSVLQARGCTVIKGETNRGPGFARNTLASAAKGDWFHFHDIDDFLDPDYLVKTVAVAQTGNYDVVLCNVDWYSTDQKNILLNWKYSNEQINQSPVSYTIGHPIGGINGLYRKEKFSAAGGFDTSLRIWEDADLHVRLAGAGARFYVIEEVLSISIRYSNSASADQTSGWLTRLTLLKTYQKHYTDKNVLRTIGKQAQLTASKLILSRRYPAAKSALRLSELCGLKVPDSKSPVWGIINAILPAWLRINLRMIQLKIAFKNSADD, translated from the coding sequence GTGTATAGCTTATTAGTTCCATGTTATAATTCAGAAAAATTCATTGACGGCTTTTTAGCCAATATCGGTAATTTAAACAAAGCATTCGACGAGGTGTTGTTTTATGACGATGCAAGCACTGATAATACGGTTTCGGTACTGCAGGCAAGGGGCTGCACAGTAATAAAAGGAGAAACCAACCGGGGGCCCGGTTTTGCACGGAATACACTTGCATCGGCGGCAAAAGGCGATTGGTTTCATTTTCATGATATTGATGATTTTTTAGATCCCGATTACCTGGTAAAGACTGTGGCCGTTGCGCAAACCGGCAATTACGATGTTGTACTCTGTAATGTTGACTGGTACAGCACCGATCAAAAAAATATTTTGCTTAACTGGAAATACTCGAACGAGCAAATAAATCAGTCCCCTGTTTCATATACCATCGGCCATCCTATCGGCGGCATTAATGGTTTGTACCGAAAAGAAAAATTTTCAGCGGCAGGCGGCTTTGATACCAGCTTACGTATTTGGGAAGATGCCGATCTTCATGTCAGGCTGGCTGGCGCAGGCGCAAGGTTTTATGTTATTGAGGAGGTACTTTCTATTTCTATCCGATATTCAAACTCTGCAAGCGCAGATCAAACATCTGGCTGGCTAACCAGGCTGACGCTTTTAAAAACATACCAGAAACATTATACTGATAAAAACGTGCTGCGCACGATAGGAAAACAAGCTCAACTGACGGCCAGTAAACTTATTCTTTCGCGCCGATACCCCGCTGCCAAATCTGCCTTAAGGCTAAGTGAGCTATGCGGATTAAAGGTTCCGGATAGCAAAAGCCCGGTTTGGGGTATAATAAACGCTATATTGCCAGCATGGTTAAGGATCAACCTGCGGATGATCCAACTCAAAATTGCATTTAAAAACAGTGCCGATGACTAA